The genomic region AAAAGGGCCTTGCTGTGAGCAAGGGGCTTCAGTTCAGACAGCAGAGTCTCACCCTGCTCTGGCCCCACCATCCCCACTAACAAAAAGGTTTTCTTCTTGAGCTCAGTGGACTACTAACCTGCTCAAGGCCCACAGAATAAGGCATTTTGGACTCTGAAATCTTCACTCTTACAACCTTAAGTCCTCATCATGTATAATCTGATGTTCGTTCACAGGTAAACCATCTGTTACTCCTAACACGAAGAGTCAGACCTCTGCCCTGAGTGGTCCCATCTGTAATTACAATAGATGGAAAATTACTCAGTGGATCAACTCTCTGATGGaggaaaggcaggaagagaaagagggaagctgTCTTGTGTTCATACTGATTACTGTGATGTTTTACAGGTGACAGGTGTGTAAGCACCAGGAAGGACACATGATATCCATGGCAGTGGCCCGATTGGCTATGATATTTAAACACAGAGAATGAAATACAGGGCACAGGGCCAAGGATGAAATCAGAGGAGAGAAAGGTCACCTTGGGACACTAGAGTAATGGGCACCTCACCAAACTGGCTGGCTGTACTCTAAACGGTGGGGGTCCCGCTTCCTCAGCATGCCCCCTGGATCTGCTTTATCAGCACTGACGCCTGGCCCTTCATCTCTCAAGTCACGGGGCCACATTTCTTCGGTGGTCTCCTCTTGCTCACGGTAACTATCTGCACCAAATCCAGCATTCTCTGCCAAGACAGCGGGATCCTCTTCTTCATGAAAACAGCAGGAACGTGTTTCTGCCTCTGGGTCACATGAGGTAACAGAATTATCTTCCTGAGCTCTGGGGTCAGTAGGTATTTCCCACCCCAAACGGCCTGATCCTTCTTCTATCACTCCCATTCTTTCAGCTATTTCCTCGGCAGAGGGCTCTTTTGGGTCAGGGTAATCCACCAGGATTGTTTCTTGCCTACGCTTGATGCAATCTGAAAGGTCATAAATTGGATAAGTCTCTTCAGGGTAACCTAgagaaaaaagcagaacaaaGTCTTACAAAGAATGTCTCTTCCAAATGAAGTGTCAGGCTCAAAAAGGCTTCTCAAGCAGCAGCCATCCTATCCCAACAAATCCATTCAAGAAATCTCCAAGATGATTCTAATGGTTCTCAAGTTTCACTTGAGCAAATTCTTGGCGATCTGGCTAACTGTCCCCCAGCTCTTTGAAATACAAATCAATTCAGTTGAAAATCCCTTCTTAAGTGCAGGGTGCTTGGGGCAGAGTGTAAGTCTCACTCCTCAAGCTTCTGCAGTAGTGATGAAGATTAAACAAACAACATGagcctcagtttaaaaaaaatgtaccaaaCACCAGATGGAGAGAGCATAGCTCAAGGCTAatgtttataatttctatttggaACCATTTCCAAATCTTcctggggggcggaggggggggaggagggaggaggaaaggaatgcTGAGCTCTTTGAAAAATACACGACAAAGCCTTCTACTAATCAAAACAATTGAAATGGCTTGCAAGCCTCAGAAAGAGAGAGCATTTTAGCAATACATGCCCAAGATCCCGAAGGACAAGGACTGCATTTTCAGAAGACAGAATTTCCATTGTTGGCTTCTTCCTCTTCAcaaaagggaacaaaagaaaacaacaaactgGTAAACAAAATGAATCCCAGCAATGataatgagaaaagagaaaatgttgccaaactgaagaacaaaatgaaatacaTCTGTGTCAGCCAAGCCGAGCCTGAGCAGCAGATGGGCCGTGCTGGAGCTCATATGCCAGTGCTGGCAACAGCGGCCATGCTCACTGCACAATGTGAAAGCTGGAGAATTTGAAATCCATTTGCACATTATGATAATTGACAATTTGAACCCTAACATAAACCATTTTTTTGCCTACAAATTCTGAAAAGCAGGGGTCTTTTTTGGTGCCATGTAGAGTGTGGAGAGACATTTTTACAACATTtataattaggggaaaaaaacagtcaCACAGACTCatttgtagaaaatttgaaaaacacagacaagttttaaaaagacaacacaaATCACCTAGAATCCCACCACTGATAACAATGTGTTGTGTTACCTCTGGCCTTTTTATCACATATAAACatgtatctttctcttttttaacaaaGAGGGatcatactgtatataaaatgttgtacccagatttttttcattcaacattgtATCATGAGCCCTTCTCCATGTTTTTAGGCATTTTAAAGTTGGCTGCAAAGTATCCCATCATACAGCTACGCAACTGACATGATTTAACTATGCCTCTTCTATAAGACATCTAGATTCTTTCcaattttccattataagtttcATATTAGTTAAGATCTCTGAATATAAATCTATGTCCACTTCCCTATTTCTTTAAGATAGACTTTTAGAAATATGAAAACCAGACCAAAGggaatggacattttaaaagccttttttaCACTCTGCCAAATTACTTTCCAGAAGAATGGTACAAATTTTTAGTCCTACCAGTGACATAAAAAACTGGCCATCTtatcacatcctcaccagcactaaCAGTAGTATGTCAAGAATCTTGCCAATGCAGTCTTAGTTCCCAGGCTTAACTTACTGTGGATGGAATGCTAGGTAAACTGGAGCTTCGCTACCCAAGGCCCTCACAGTCTCCTTGGTcaagggcagaggctggggaAGTCCATTTGCTAGTTAGCTCCTAGCCACCGCATGCCTAAGAGAAGTCCATTCTCTGGCATGTTGCTGCCTTGTCCCCACCAGGAACAAAGCTTGCCGTTGGAATTCCATGACTATCTGCTTTGGTTTACGAGGGGGAAGCCTGCTGAGGAGAATCAAATAGTGACTCATATAACTACTTAGGTAGCCCGTATCAGCCAAGGCACTGGTTACCCAAAACTTCATTAGAAACATGAGCAAGCAACAAAAACTCACTGGTCCTACGAGGAAATCAGCAGCTCACAACAGGAACCAAACTAAGCAAACTATGTAAATAGCCCCTGAAAAAAGTCAATGCAGGAAACAAGAGTTAATGTCAATCAGCTTATAATTGATGTTCCCAGTAATATTCAACAGGTTATTGAACGTATAAAACCAACCAGGCTTCAATATAAAAAAGGGAGCAAACACAATGTAAGAGAGAGCTGTTAGAAACAGAAACTCatcattacaaaaaaaatttaaacttaataGAGGAGGAAAAGAGTAGGTTGAAATAGACATGACTGAGAACCAAATTAATATATTAGAAGTTCAAGGTGAGGAATTCTCCCAGGACAAAGATAAATatggcaaagaaatggaaattatgaGAAAAAAGATAAGCTGCATAGAAGACCCATCCAAGATCCAATCTCAGAATTACTAGAATTCTACAATGAGAGGGCAGAGTAGGTTAAATGGAAGCAATAatcaaaattataagaaaatattctttagtTGAAAAAATAACTCAAGTCTTCAGATGGATAAATGCTAGGTAAAAATACCTTGAAAAATCCATACGGAGACATATGCTGATGAACCTGTACAAATTCAaatttggtgggggggagggatgggggagggacttAAGGAAGTATTCTGACAgatacaaatattaatcaaaaatttaaattcaagaaAGAAGATACTGCATACAAGAAAGtggtaaaaaatgaaatcaataagAATTATCAATGTAAAATAATCATTGATAATGTGGTTAGAAATTTAATGCCATTGTTAAgaaatacttaaaagaaaaaaggctaaTACCTGTAAAAGCTAACATCACTTGTAGCTAAAATTCTACATAATTTCAACAAAACCTAAGCAGTaggtagaaaataaatatgataaaaacTTTACCTTATTTGGGAACAAGATTATATAATGAAGATTTgcaatttggaagaaaaaaaggaattccaattttcatttcattgattacTAGTGAGAAtggaataatttttcttctgttttgtagcCAGTTGCACTGTTTTCTTTTGTGCACTGCATATGTAGGTGGATATCAGTGTTTTCTAAATTAGTTGTAGAACTTTTTATATGTTAAAGATATCGGCTTCTTTGCTGATATCAGTCATATTTGTTACAAATCTTTTTGCAGTTTAGTGTTGGCTTTGAAAACTTTTTGACATTCTCTGATCTACAGAAAAGTTTTATGTACACTATGTAAAACACTATCCTTCCCCTTATAATTTCTTGCATtgcttttttaaactaattttttattttgtgttaattgtagattcacatctggttataagaaataatacagaaatccCATGTACCCTTTACCTAGTTTCTTCTAATGATAACACCTTGCAAAACTATATGCTACAATATCACAACAAGGATATTAATACTGATACAGTCAATATACAGAGCTTTTCTATCACCACAAGGATCCCTTATGTTGCCCTTTTCTGGCCACACCCATTCCCTCCTGCTCCCACTCCCTCCTTAACCTCTggcaactactagtttgttctccatttctataattttgccatttcaagaatgttatataaatagaaacaCATTATATAACCTTTTGGAATTagtttttcattcagcataatcaTCTGGAAATTCATGCAAGTTGCTGCATGTATCAAcagtccattcctttttattgccgagTAGTACTTCACAGTATGTACGTACCAACACAGTGTTTAACCGTTCACCTGTTGAaggatgtttgggttgtttccagtttggggctatgacaaataaagctgctataaatattcacgTATAAGTTTTAGCTGAACATAAaactttccatttccctaggataAATGTCCAGGAGTACAACTGCAAGGCTGTGTAGTAGCtacatatttagttttttaagaaactgccaaacttttttcCAGTGTGGGTatattttacatccccaccagcaacatAAGAGTGAATCCAACTTCTTGATCTAAAGATTCAATATAATGCCAATTAAAATCCCATCAggctttttttttgtagaaagtgACACAATGAttctaaatttatatgaaaatgtgaAGTGCCTAGAATtaccaaaataattttggaaaaaaacataGTTGAAGAACTTggactacctgacttcaagacaaTATAAAGACACAGTGATAAAGACATTATGGCACTGGTGTAAGTATAGACACacagatcagtgaaacagaatagtAAGTCCAGAATATACCCACACAtacatggtcaaatgattttccatCTTCCAAAAGGGGAAGGGTTGGTTGATTTCCGACCAACACACCAAGGTaattaaatgtaacaaaataaaCTGGAACAATAGGATATcaatatggaaaaatattaacCTCAGTCCTGATACCTCACatcataaataactaaaaatagatcacaggcctaaatgtaagagctaaaaccatacaatttctagaagaaaacagaggagttAGGCAAACTTTGAGTTAGGCAAAGACTTCTTAAACGCACACAAAGAAAGTGagtcataaaagagaaaatgataaacttgacttcatcaaaatgaaaaaaacttctgttctttgaaagatgtcactaagaaaataaaaaggcaagccacagattaggagaaaatatttgcaaaattcaTAACTGACAACTTATATCCAGACTATAGAAGGAACCCTTGCAACTAGAACACAACCAACTCAATAAAGAAAGTGGCAAACAATGTGAACAAACACTTCAccgaagatatacagatggcaaataagtgtgtgaaaaaatgttcaacatcattagtcattggggaaatgcatACTAAAGTCACAAGCTAGATACCATTATACACTCACttgaatagctaaaattaaaaagactgacgaTACCAAGTGTTACCAAGGATGTGGAGGACTGCAATTCTCATACATTTCAAGTGGGAAGGCAAAATGGCagagccactttggaaagcaggTTGACAGTTTCTAACAAAGTTGAACATACATGTATAAAGTGCCAAAACCTCATTCCtagatatatacacaaatatatgttCCAACAAAAACACGTACGTAAAAGTTCATAGTAGATTGCTTCATAATAGCTCAAAGCTGGCACCCAAATGTTCCTGAACTGGTGAATGGAGAAACAAACTATATCCAGACAAAAGAacactactcagcaattaaaagagagagagaactactAATACACTCAACACATGAAGCTCAAAAGCGTTATACTAAATCCacaaagccagaaacaaaagagcATGTGCAGTATGATCCATTTATATAGAAAAGGTAAAATTCCAGGGACAGAAAGCAGTTCAGCTGTTGCCAGAGCAGGAGGGAATTAGCAGCAAAGGGGTGGGAACTTTCTGAGATGATGGAAATATCATGACTAAATCATCGCTATGGTATgattatatttgtcaaaacttatcCAACTACacacttaaaattggtgaattgTATTGTATCTACATTATACCTCAGTAATAaagctgacttttaaaaattttgtaagaTCTCTTTTCTGGGCTGATGGTTAACAAAGAGATAAGAAGACACTGTTTACCTTCCCAGTCCTCCATGTAAGGGGCCTCCTCAGCTTCTTTCTCTGGAGTGGGTCTGTCAAtgaattttccttctttcatgaCCCTGGTGATTTCTCGGAGCTGATGCAGCAATCGTTTTTCTTGGTCAGAAGTCACGGCCTGTGCTCTGCTTAGAAACAGCAGACAATCCGGCCAGTTAGTGGTAAATACTCCTAGGCAAGGAACATAAACATCACTGTGATCTGTCTGGACTCCAGGAAGTTCAACAGCAACAGATAATTACTCTGGGAACTGATCCTGGAACTGCATAGCTGGGAACTAGAGATGTTAGTTCCATGTTTTGattttataaatgggaaaactaaggcccagaatAGATCAAGTGACTGTCCAAGGTCCCAGAAAGATTTAATGTCAATACTGGGACAAGACCCCAGATGTCTTAGCCTTCAGTTCAGTGTTCTTTCAGTACACCTCACTGCCCTGATTCTCTAATCTCAAGCAATTTCACCATTacttatattattccatttacaaACTAGCCACTTTTCTCTGAAGTAATGTCATCGAAAGAAAATGTGCTGGACCATTTGCCTCAACTAGGGAAAAATATGCTACTAGGCCAACCCTGGAATTACCAGGCTGAATCTGCTTGTGCAGAAATAAAGATATATCCTAAAATTTCAGAGCTGGATCATTCTGACAAATCACCTAAACCAGAGaaattggggaaactgaggcccatggaGGGGAAACTATACATTATCACACTGTTAGTTAATGTCAGATCTAAAACTAAAGTCTCCTGACTTCTGACAGCATTCTGGTGCAATTCTTGAAGCATAGTGCTCAAGCTGCACAGTTCAGAAAACCTGGGTGTGACCCCTAACTTAGCTGTGTGGCTCTGGGGAAATGTCTACACAAGTAAGATGAGGCGCAAGGATAATGGTGCGACTCTTTGAGAGGGCAGCGCTGCATGGAACTGACAGGCAGGCAAGGCCCTACTCAGAAGACTGAGAACTGTCTGCTTTGGGACCAGTTTTATCTAGTGGCAGGACTTAACAGAGGCTACTCATGCTCCTCTTAAAAACCCAAAGCACCCGACGTCAGTACAACACTCATGAAGAAGAAATGATACACTCTGTACCAGCCTCATGGAGGTGCCATCAATCTTTCTAATAGTCCAGCCCCGAGCCTAcgtttctttttacatttaaccTACATTACGTTACCCTTAGTGACTaatagggaagaagaaaaaactgcTTCTCCCGCCAACATTAAGATGGCAACTGAGGAAAATGGAGATGCAACATTTCTACAGACCTCAGTGGGAGGAAAACAAAAGCCCCATGAGCTCCACTTTTTCTACAATAAATGGCCTCAAAGCCATGAACTGAAGAAGCCTGTCTGTTCTACATGCAGCTGAACACCTGATTTACTCTTTCCCATCAGTACAGGAGTGCTGACTCACCCTAGCTACTCATGTATTCTATAATCCCTAATTCTTACTGTTACAACAACTCACTTTGTGGGAGGCTTCTGGGGCAGCTAGGTCACCCCTAGCTAAAAGAGCCTATGTGATTATCACAACATGCTGCACACGTTACTTCTCTGGACTGTATTTAGTACATTCTGATTTTTACTGAACGAAACAGTCTTAACTTTGTTTCCTAACTCATGGAAAATTGGAACCTTTAAATAAAAGGGGGATGGGTAGGCTAagagaagcagaaacagacaAGAGAAGCTTTCTTAGAGAATTCCAAACTAAAGTGTCCTCAGGTGTACTCAGTGTCCATATCATACGTTAGGCAATTAATCGTGGTCCACCTTACATCTCCTGAATTTATTGACATGCAGACGTTCATGGATTTCTCATTGTCTCAACTTGGTTTGATACCCCTGGAGGGCAGTGATAAGTTCACAACAGGCACAGTGTACAGGCACAGTGCCATGagcattttaagtgctcaataaatatgtgttagttTGATTGGTCCCCATTTCCTCACTGTACCTTTTCTTCTACCTCCCTGAAATCTGGCTTCCACTCCATCATTTTACCAAAACTTGTGAAAATCAATGATCAGTGaccactttacttttttttttttttttttttttttgctgtgcagcatgtgggatcttagttccctgaccagggatcgaacccataccccctgcagtggaagcatagagtcgtaaccactggtctgcccagggaattccccaatgaCCAATTTAAAGTCCAAAAGTCTTTTTTCTCACATTTCATGCTTCTTGACTTTTCTGTACTATGGACCATCCTCTCCTTGAAATGTCCTCCTCCCTTGGCATTTGTATTCCTCCCACTTATTTAACCATTCCTTGTATCTTTGATCCTGGCTCACTTTCCTACTCCCACATCCTAAAACATGGTTTTCCTGAAGGCTCAATCCTAGGACTCTTGTTTCTCCACTCCTACAGGCATGCCCTCAGGAAGCTGACCCAATTACACAGATTAAACCATCACCTCTACACAGACGATGCCCAATCTCTACCTCTAATCTTGACTTTTCACACAAAGGCCAGTCTCATAACTCCAGTTACCTCCTGGGCATTTCTACTTGGAGGCCTTGTCACTATAATAAAGTTAAACTTAAATTCACCCTTCAAAACCCTGTCCTAGTTGGCCCAGGATCATGAGCAGCTGCATGAACAGGTAAGCTAGGTGAGGTTGGCTATGGCCGATTCcaagatgttagaaaaataaaacgtCAAGTTGGGAGATAACTCAGACTTCTGAATGCTATTGCTGTAAATCCAGAGGAATCATCAAGTTCTGAGTCCAGGAGTTAAACACAGAGAGAAGAATGAAACAGTTTCTTCCAACACCATTCATGAGAACAGAAAC from Eubalaena glacialis isolate mEubGla1 chromosome 10, mEubGla1.1.hap2.+ XY, whole genome shotgun sequence harbors:
- the RIC3 gene encoding protein RIC-3 isoform X4 gives rise to the protein MVRGVFTTNWPDCLLFLSRAQAVTSDQEKRLLHQLREITRVMKEGKFIDRPTPEKEAEEAPYMEDWEGYPEETYPIYDLSDCIKRRQETILVDYPDPKEPSAEEIAERMGVIEEGSGRLGWEIPTDPRAQEDNSVTSCDPEAETRSCCFHEEEDPAVLAENAGFGADSYREQEETTEEMWPRDLRDEGPGVSADKADPGGMLRKRDPHRLEYSQPVW
- the RIC3 gene encoding protein RIC-3 isoform X2; translation: MAYSTVQRVALASGLVLAVSLLLPKAFLSRGKRQEPPPAPEGKLGRFPPMMHHHQAPSDGQTSGARFQRSHLAEAFAKAKGPGGGTGGGGSGRGLMGQIIPIYGLGIFLYILYILFKLSKGKSTAEDRKCSTATPGSTHRKITNFELVQLQEKLKETEEAMEKLINRVGPNGERAQAVTSDQEKRLLHQLREITRVMKEGKFIDRPTPEKEAEEAPYMEDWEGYPEETYPIYDLSDCIKRRQETILVDYPDPKEPSAEEIAERMGVIEEGSGRLGWEIPTDPRAQEDNSVTSCDPEAETRSCCFHEEEDPAVLAENAGFGADSYREQEETTEEMWPRDLRDEGPGVSADKADPGGMLRKRDPHRLEYSQPVW
- the RIC3 gene encoding protein RIC-3 isoform X1, translating into MAYSTVQRVALASGLVLAVSLLLPKAFLSRGKRQEPPPAPEGKLGRFPPMMHHHQAPSDGQTSGARFQRSHLAEAFAKAKGPGGGTGGGGSGRGLMGQIIPIYGLGIFLYILYILFKLSKGKSTAEDRKCSTATPGSTHRKITNFELVQLQEKLKETEEAMEKLINRVGPNGESRAQAVTSDQEKRLLHQLREITRVMKEGKFIDRPTPEKEAEEAPYMEDWEGYPEETYPIYDLSDCIKRRQETILVDYPDPKEPSAEEIAERMGVIEEGSGRLGWEIPTDPRAQEDNSVTSCDPEAETRSCCFHEEEDPAVLAENAGFGADSYREQEETTEEMWPRDLRDEGPGVSADKADPGGMLRKRDPHRLEYSQPVW